A part of Terriglobus roseus genomic DNA contains:
- a CDS encoding ABC transporter permease: MSWFRFFRRKRSDAELQEEMASFLNEEMADNVARGMSEEEARRQAYVKLGSREKVRESLWEQNSLQPLASVARDVKFASRTLRRTPGFSFLAVLVVALCIGAATSLFTIARSVLLRPLPFHDPDKLVMLYEARTKNGVPPAKPSYNPVSPADFYDWRSKTHGFEDMAVTRGDGFNLTGEHGELPESVVAAAGSWNLMRLLGVQPAVGRWFTEAEDKPGSTVVMLTWSVYQRRFGGDASIVGRQIHLDDKPYTVVGVLPSWFRYPDASIVLWVPYQGDMGETLQHHDYHQSQVIARMKDGVSLASAVAQVQAVQMQLHLAYPEQPVHDLVEVRPMHEDVTGDVKQPLQLMLGAVACMLLIGCLNVSNLMVARGAARQREVAIRSALGAQRGALIREQMTESVLICIAGGTLGVALSVLATQTLAHAWKDLPSVQSIHLDGTVIAFACALVCVAALVAGLLPALSSTDKTMLSAMQSSARTGASSLGRTALRKWMLTAEIAITVVLLVAAGLLGKSFLKLRATDVGCVTKDVLTLRYSLPSKEYDTPEKINAFHQSLLERVRVLPGVKAVALGNTVPAAGYWGDFVFTVKEHPPLQAGAPIQVGLERWADPGYFTGLGIPLIRGRFFTIQDQLDRADKVIISKQLADRYFPGEDAISRHLHIAAHALKGKPDALDYEIVGVVDDVIYQVGKEAKPMMYFPLLDGTMSGATLAVRTQYDPLQFALPVQKQIASLDPGLPVADVRTMDQVVGESLGNQSLSAGLVLAFAVLSLLLASVGLYGVLSYLAVQRTQELGIRMALGAQREQLLQQMLVDGMKPALFGLGLGMVASFAVTRVLQSMLFGTKPLDPAVLFGVVGTLLVVAMCACLVPAWRASRIEPMRALRME, translated from the coding sequence TGCGCGCGATGTGAAATTTGCGAGTCGCACGCTGCGACGTACGCCGGGATTTTCGTTTCTTGCAGTGCTGGTAGTGGCGTTGTGCATTGGTGCAGCGACATCGTTGTTTACGATTGCGCGTTCGGTGTTGCTGCGTCCGTTGCCGTTTCATGATCCGGACAAGCTGGTGATGTTGTACGAGGCTCGGACGAAGAATGGCGTGCCTCCTGCAAAGCCGTCGTATAACCCGGTGTCTCCTGCGGACTTTTACGATTGGCGATCGAAGACGCATGGCTTTGAGGACATGGCCGTGACGCGTGGCGATGGCTTCAATCTAACGGGCGAGCATGGTGAATTGCCGGAGTCGGTGGTTGCTGCTGCAGGGTCGTGGAACCTGATGCGGCTGCTGGGTGTGCAGCCTGCGGTGGGACGCTGGTTCACAGAGGCAGAAGATAAGCCGGGCAGCACCGTAGTGATGCTGACGTGGAGCGTGTATCAGCGGCGGTTTGGTGGTGATGCGTCGATTGTGGGACGCCAGATTCATCTGGATGACAAGCCGTATACGGTAGTGGGTGTGTTGCCGTCGTGGTTTCGGTATCCCGATGCGTCGATTGTGTTGTGGGTGCCGTATCAGGGCGATATGGGAGAGACACTGCAGCACCATGACTACCACCAGAGCCAGGTGATTGCGCGTATGAAGGATGGCGTGTCGCTGGCGAGTGCGGTGGCGCAGGTGCAAGCGGTGCAGATGCAGCTTCACCTTGCCTATCCAGAGCAGCCGGTGCATGACCTGGTGGAAGTGCGGCCCATGCATGAGGACGTGACGGGTGACGTGAAACAGCCTCTGCAATTGATGCTGGGCGCAGTGGCGTGCATGTTGTTGATTGGCTGTTTGAATGTGTCGAACCTGATGGTGGCACGTGGTGCAGCGCGGCAGCGTGAGGTGGCTATACGCAGTGCTTTGGGTGCGCAGCGTGGTGCGTTGATCCGCGAACAGATGACGGAGAGCGTGCTGATCTGCATTGCTGGTGGCACGCTTGGCGTTGCGTTGTCGGTGCTGGCGACGCAGACCCTTGCGCATGCATGGAAGGATTTGCCCAGCGTACAGAGCATTCATCTGGATGGAACAGTGATTGCTTTCGCATGCGCGTTGGTTTGTGTGGCAGCACTGGTTGCAGGGTTGCTTCCTGCGTTGTCGTCTACTGACAAGACGATGCTGAGTGCGATGCAGAGTTCTGCGCGCACTGGTGCCAGCAGCCTTGGGCGTACGGCGTTGCGCAAGTGGATGCTGACGGCGGAGATTGCGATTACGGTGGTGTTGCTGGTTGCGGCGGGGTTGCTGGGCAAGAGCTTTTTGAAGCTGCGGGCAACAGATGTTGGTTGTGTGACGAAGGATGTGCTGACGCTTCGTTACAGCCTGCCGAGCAAAGAGTACGACACGCCGGAGAAGATCAATGCGTTTCATCAATCGCTGCTGGAGCGCGTGCGCGTGTTGCCAGGAGTGAAGGCCGTGGCGCTGGGCAATACCGTTCCTGCTGCTGGCTACTGGGGAGATTTTGTGTTCACGGTGAAGGAGCATCCTCCTCTTCAGGCTGGGGCACCCATACAAGTTGGATTGGAGCGATGGGCTGATCCTGGGTACTTCACGGGGCTGGGAATTCCGTTGATACGTGGGCGATTCTTCACGATCCAGGATCAGTTGGACCGTGCCGACAAGGTGATCATCAGTAAGCAACTGGCGGATCGTTACTTTCCGGGCGAGGATGCGATCAGCAGACATCTGCATATTGCCGCTCATGCACTGAAAGGTAAGCCGGATGCATTGGATTACGAGATTGTGGGCGTAGTCGACGATGTGATCTACCAGGTGGGTAAGGAAGCTAAGCCGATGATGTACTTCCCGCTGCTGGATGGAACGATGAGCGGTGCAACGCTGGCAGTGCGCACGCAGTATGATCCGCTGCAGTTTGCGTTGCCGGTACAGAAACAGATTGCGTCGCTTGATCCGGGATTGCCGGTGGCAGATGTGCGGACGATGGATCAGGTTGTCGGTGAGTCGCTGGGCAATCAGAGTTTGAGTGCGGGGCTGGTGCTGGCGTTTGCTGTGTTGTCGTTGTTGCTGGCTTCTGTTGGTTTGTATGGTGTGTTGTCTTACTTGGCCGTGCAGCGGACACAGGAGCTTGGTATTCGGATGGCGCTGGGTGCGCAACGCGAACAGTTGCTGCAACAGATGTTGGTGGATGGTATGAAGCCGGCGCTGTTCGGGCTTGGGCTGGGTATGGTTGCGAGCTTTGCGGTGACGCGCGTGTTGCAATCGATGCTATTCGGAACGAAGCCGCTTGATCCGGCAGTGTTGTTCGGTGTGGTTGGAACGCTGCTGGTGGTGGCGATGTGTGCTTGCCTTGTGCCTGCTTGGCGGGCTTCGCGCATTGAACCGATGCGAGCTTTGCGAATGGAGTGA
- a CDS encoding GAF domain-containing protein translates to MSLYNGILEEITTFAATAPSLESLQNFVVDIIPSRLPHYNWTGFYMLDPNDAEMLVLGPFNGAPTEHTRIPIHQGICGAAVAQNQTVIVDDVHSDPRYLACSIETKSEIVVPIHAHGKVIGEIDIDSHDAAAFTAADRDFLEACATIIGGFIERTQTSK, encoded by the coding sequence ATGAGCCTTTACAACGGCATCCTCGAAGAGATCACCACCTTCGCCGCCACCGCCCCATCCCTTGAATCCCTGCAGAACTTCGTCGTCGACATCATCCCGTCGCGCCTGCCGCATTACAACTGGACCGGCTTCTACATGCTCGACCCCAACGACGCAGAGATGCTCGTCCTCGGCCCCTTCAACGGCGCACCCACAGAGCACACGCGCATCCCCATCCATCAGGGCATCTGCGGAGCCGCCGTCGCGCAAAATCAAACCGTCATCGTCGACGACGTCCACTCCGACCCGCGCTATCTCGCCTGCTCCATCGAAACCAAATCCGAGATCGTTGTGCCCATCCACGCCCACGGCAAAGTCATCGGCGAAATCGACATCGACAGCCACGACGCCGCAGCCTTCACCGCCGCAGATCGTGACTTCCTCGAAGCATGCGCCACCATCATCGGCGGCTTCATCGAGCGCACTCAGACTTCAAAGTAA
- a CDS encoding CHY zinc finger protein, whose translation MQIFRGCVAIDCVDVFGLQVRGVGVDAQTRCARYRSVLDVIAIRMACCGEYFACKDCHEEVADHAIAVWPRLQWDTRAVLCGVCGYELTIHEYMECGNRCPRCEAAFNPGCRNHYHFYFEV comes from the coding sequence ATGCAAATCTTTCGCGGATGTGTTGCGATAGATTGCGTGGATGTCTTCGGATTGCAGGTGCGGGGTGTGGGAGTGGATGCGCAGACGCGTTGCGCTCGCTATCGCTCAGTGCTGGATGTGATTGCGATTCGCATGGCTTGTTGTGGAGAGTATTTCGCCTGCAAGGATTGCCATGAAGAAGTGGCTGACCATGCGATTGCGGTGTGGCCGCGTTTGCAGTGGGATACTCGTGCGGTGCTTTGCGGCGTATGCGGTTATGAGTTGACGATCCACGAGTACATGGAATGCGGCAACCGGTGTCCGCGTTGTGAGGCTGCGTTCAATCCCGGTTGCCGGAACCACTATCACTTTTACTTTGAAGTCTGA
- a CDS encoding GH92 family glycosyl hydrolase yields the protein MRKLIAIAALFVAATTSYAQQKSPVDEVDTTIGNVGILLVPTRPTAYRPNSMVRVYPVRKDALDDQIQYFPLTILSHRQPDLFAILPGDGTPQSYDNEHATPYFYTSRLDQSKIDIQFAPSHQSGIFRFHYDTDTATVTLRNLHPGSLKVEGKDAISGEEKAMGLTAYFYAETNHPVTATPGEKKLTLTAHTSDLELRYGVSFISAEQAKKNLHREINHWDLTRTSEEGRAEWNKALGQIDIEGGTPEQRRVFYTSLYRCMERMILITEDGKYYSAYDHKVHTDARPFYVDNWLWDTFRAMEPLQTILNPDMQADKIQSYVRMYQQGGIMPTFALASGPGATMNGYHAAPWIADAYNKGVRNFDLPTAYEGLRKRALDTTVLPWELGPRTSLDDFYSTHGYMPALHPGEKETVAGVNDFEKRQAVAVTYEISTDDWSIAQLATVLKKPEDRELFLKRSTNYRNLFRADKGLAWPKDDKGNWINIDPKFDGGMGGRDYYDENNAYTYTWDVVHDYDGLFDLMGGKQKAIANLDQLFREPLPANKYTFQAKFPDSTSMMGEFSMANEPSLPIPYVYNRLGQPWKTQKRIRSLIESFFPATLQGIPGDEDGGGLTGFVVFSMMGFYPISPGVPVYDIGSPIFSKVTIHLKNGKDFIVSAPNTSRDAKYVQSATWNGQPLNRLWFTHNTLTSGGTLNLNMSNIPNTTLGTADADLPPASIHTDPTKFQ from the coding sequence TTGCGCAAACTCATCGCCATTGCAGCCCTTTTCGTAGCAGCCACCACCTCGTATGCGCAGCAGAAATCCCCCGTCGACGAAGTGGACACCACCATCGGCAACGTCGGCATCCTGCTTGTTCCCACGCGTCCCACGGCCTATCGCCCCAACAGCATGGTGCGTGTTTACCCTGTGCGCAAAGACGCGCTTGACGATCAGATCCAGTACTTCCCGCTGACCATCCTTTCGCATCGTCAGCCCGATCTCTTCGCAATCCTTCCCGGCGACGGCACACCACAGAGCTACGACAACGAACACGCAACGCCGTATTTCTACACCAGCCGTCTCGATCAATCGAAGATTGACATCCAGTTCGCACCGTCACATCAGTCCGGTATCTTTCGTTTTCATTACGACACCGATACGGCAACCGTAACGCTGCGTAATCTGCATCCCGGCTCGCTCAAGGTAGAAGGCAAAGACGCCATCTCTGGTGAAGAGAAAGCCATGGGCCTAACCGCCTACTTCTACGCCGAGACAAACCATCCCGTCACCGCAACACCCGGCGAAAAGAAGCTGACGCTGACCGCGCACACCTCTGATCTCGAACTCCGCTACGGCGTTTCCTTCATCTCCGCAGAGCAGGCAAAGAAGAACCTGCACCGCGAAATCAATCACTGGGACCTCACGCGCACCAGCGAAGAGGGCCGCGCGGAATGGAACAAGGCACTCGGCCAGATCGACATCGAGGGCGGCACACCGGAACAGCGCCGCGTCTTTTACACCTCGCTCTATCGCTGCATGGAGCGCATGATCCTCATCACAGAAGACGGCAAGTACTACAGCGCTTACGACCACAAAGTCCACACCGACGCGCGCCCCTTCTACGTGGACAACTGGCTGTGGGACACCTTCCGCGCCATGGAGCCGTTGCAGACCATCCTGAATCCTGACATGCAGGCCGACAAGATTCAGTCCTACGTCCGCATGTATCAGCAGGGCGGCATCATGCCCACCTTCGCTCTCGCATCCGGCCCCGGCGCCACCATGAACGGGTACCACGCCGCCCCATGGATCGCCGACGCATACAACAAGGGCGTCCGCAACTTCGACCTACCCACTGCCTACGAAGGCCTTCGCAAGCGCGCGCTCGACACCACAGTCCTCCCGTGGGAGCTCGGCCCCAGGACTTCACTCGACGACTTCTACAGCACTCACGGCTACATGCCTGCACTGCATCCTGGCGAAAAGGAAACCGTCGCAGGCGTCAACGACTTTGAGAAACGCCAGGCCGTTGCCGTCACTTACGAAATCAGCACAGACGACTGGTCCATCGCGCAACTCGCCACAGTGTTGAAGAAGCCGGAAGACCGCGAACTCTTCCTCAAGCGCAGCACCAACTACCGCAATCTCTTCCGCGCCGACAAGGGTCTCGCATGGCCCAAGGATGACAAGGGCAACTGGATCAACATCGATCCCAAGTTCGACGGTGGCATGGGTGGCCGCGACTATTACGACGAGAACAACGCCTACACCTACACCTGGGACGTCGTCCACGACTACGACGGTCTCTTCGACCTGATGGGCGGCAAGCAGAAAGCCATCGCCAATCTCGATCAACTCTTCCGCGAACCGCTGCCTGCGAACAAGTACACCTTCCAGGCCAAGTTCCCGGACAGCACATCCATGATGGGCGAATTCAGCATGGCCAACGAGCCCTCGCTTCCCATCCCATACGTCTACAACCGCCTCGGCCAGCCATGGAAAACGCAGAAGCGCATCCGCTCACTGATTGAGTCCTTCTTCCCCGCCACGCTGCAGGGCATCCCCGGCGACGAAGACGGCGGCGGCCTCACCGGCTTCGTAGTCTTCTCAATGATGGGCTTCTACCCCATCTCGCCAGGCGTCCCGGTCTATGACATCGGAAGCCCCATCTTCAGCAAGGTCACCATCCACCTGAAGAACGGCAAGGACTTCATCGTCAGCGCTCCCAACACCAGCCGCGACGCGAAGTACGTCCAGTCCGCCACATGGAACGGCCAACCGCTCAACCGCCTCTGGTTCACCCACAACACCCTCACCTCGGGCGGCACGCTCAACCTGAACATGAGCAACATCCCCAACACGACCCTCGGCACAGCAGACGCAGACCTGCCCCCGGCCAGCATCCACACCGACCCAACCAAGTTCCAGTAA
- a CDS encoding c-type cytochrome — protein MNSHKVFTALFAALAVAALGSSVVHAYPADAPKVPAWAYPQGVHDEPGPDDGKLYHLPGTSQAFTDTQINRVNATIDWFPKSHPTPPAPVITGTEKYKACGTCHLMNGVGKPETGDLQGLPVAYLLQQLDDMKNDRRHPAYVPSSLTGMVAIAKALTPEEARQAAEYFHSVPPVEHIRVVESADAPVTHPGPHTIQLPDPSGARAPLGTRIVEVSENVERTKLRDPSTGFVAYVPVGSIARGEALVKSGGASKMACTMCHGADLKGMGDAFPSLAGHSPTAMARQLFDFRSGSRDGKNAAAMKPVVAGLSDSDIVDVSAYLASLKP, from the coding sequence GTGAATTCACACAAGGTTTTTACTGCGTTATTTGCCGCGCTGGCAGTTGCTGCGCTTGGCTCGTCCGTTGTTCATGCGTATCCGGCTGATGCGCCGAAGGTTCCTGCGTGGGCGTATCCGCAGGGCGTTCACGATGAGCCGGGACCTGATGATGGCAAGCTGTATCACCTGCCGGGCACGTCGCAGGCGTTTACGGATACGCAGATTAACCGTGTGAACGCGACGATTGACTGGTTTCCGAAGTCGCATCCGACGCCTCCTGCCCCGGTGATCACGGGCACGGAGAAGTACAAGGCGTGTGGCACGTGTCACCTGATGAATGGCGTGGGCAAGCCTGAGACGGGTGATCTGCAAGGGTTGCCGGTGGCTTACCTGCTGCAGCAGTTGGACGATATGAAGAATGATCGTCGTCATCCCGCATATGTGCCTTCGAGCCTGACTGGTATGGTTGCGATTGCGAAGGCGTTGACGCCGGAAGAGGCGCGGCAGGCAGCGGAGTATTTCCATTCGGTTCCGCCGGTTGAACATATCCGGGTGGTGGAGTCTGCGGATGCGCCGGTGACGCATCCGGGGCCGCATACGATTCAGCTGCCTGATCCATCGGGTGCTCGTGCGCCGCTTGGTACGCGCATTGTGGAAGTGTCAGAGAATGTGGAGCGCACGAAGCTGCGCGATCCTTCCACTGGTTTTGTTGCTTACGTTCCTGTGGGCAGCATTGCTCGCGGTGAGGCGCTGGTAAAGAGTGGTGGTGCGAGCAAGATGGCTTGCACGATGTGTCATGGTGCGGATTTGAAGGGGATGGGCGATGCGTTCCCGTCGCTCGCAGGGCACTCGCCTACGGCTATGGCGCGCCAGTTGTTTGATTTCCGGAGTGGCTCGCGCGATGGCAAAAATGCTGCGGCGATGAAGCCCGTGGTGGCTGGGCTTTCGGATAGCGACATTGTGGATGTGTCGGCTTATCTGGCTTCTTTGAAGCCCTAA
- a CDS encoding FAD-dependent thymidylate synthase: MSPFQNETDVYAIHGADPEVLAYAMAKYSRSALTLRESLAEISSQKAEQFLNTFYFQYGHRSIADLAHVAFAIERLSLLAAIDLVDEQRWDGQERSTRYQNFRKSGYYTPTFDDPEQQPEYKKVIDSLFDGYTEIGEGMLTELKAHAPRPEGMDEAAYTRTLRARAYDMARYLLPLATNTSLGQITNARTLEGQVARLLGSDYPEIRALGEKLRDAAAGPAWQVNEAACNDLVEAIRALEPEIAQTADDLMLREVRVSPTLVKYTTPSEFTRATKPLLQQAAAELLGGESIVPMPPDSPNVELIAPPTGETLSLEIDLATSLLYPHTQYRFRQIRNAVAALSEKRISEIIDLGLQHRGRHDELPRAFAAANGLRFDILMDIGGFRDMHRHRRCTQLLQPWTTAHGYELPDFPSQPALSASPVFARYTELIQQAFAFHAKATGVPANATAAITSPKLAAHSAAAVPLPHFNGQGIQMKWAAPSSATSATDNKPHKCNPHAADYVLPLATRCRSLFTMDFAEAVYISELRSTPAGHWSYRNVAWQMYSEVAKQYPSLAKHFRIRDPHKPIDLLVR; the protein is encoded by the coding sequence ATGAGCCCTTTCCAGAACGAAACAGACGTCTACGCCATCCACGGGGCCGACCCCGAAGTCCTCGCCTACGCCATGGCCAAGTACTCCCGTTCCGCACTCACCCTGCGCGAATCGCTGGCGGAAATCTCCTCGCAGAAGGCTGAGCAGTTCCTCAACACCTTCTACTTCCAGTACGGCCACCGCTCCATCGCGGACCTCGCGCACGTCGCCTTCGCCATCGAGCGCCTCTCCCTCCTCGCCGCCATCGACCTCGTCGACGAACAGCGCTGGGACGGCCAGGAACGCAGCACGCGCTACCAGAACTTCCGCAAATCCGGCTACTACACGCCCACCTTCGACGACCCCGAACAGCAACCCGAATACAAAAAAGTCATCGACAGCCTCTTCGACGGCTACACCGAAATCGGTGAAGGCATGCTCACGGAGTTGAAGGCGCACGCACCGCGTCCTGAAGGCATGGACGAAGCCGCATACACGCGCACCCTCCGCGCCCGCGCTTACGACATGGCGCGCTATCTGCTGCCGCTGGCCACCAACACCTCGCTGGGCCAGATCACCAACGCCCGCACCCTCGAAGGCCAGGTAGCCCGCCTTCTCGGCAGCGACTACCCCGAGATCCGTGCGCTCGGTGAAAAGCTGCGCGACGCCGCTGCAGGCCCCGCCTGGCAGGTCAACGAAGCCGCCTGCAACGATCTTGTCGAAGCCATCCGCGCACTCGAGCCCGAAATCGCGCAAACCGCTGACGACCTCATGCTGCGCGAAGTCCGTGTAAGCCCCACGCTGGTCAAATACACCACGCCCAGCGAGTTCACGCGCGCCACCAAGCCTTTGCTCCAGCAGGCCGCAGCCGAACTCCTCGGTGGCGAATCCATCGTCCCGATGCCGCCGGACTCTCCCAACGTCGAACTCATCGCACCGCCCACAGGCGAAACACTCTCGCTTGAGATCGACCTCGCAACCTCGCTGCTCTACCCGCACACGCAGTACCGCTTCCGCCAGATCCGCAACGCCGTCGCCGCACTCAGCGAAAAGCGCATCAGCGAAATCATCGACCTCGGCCTGCAGCACCGCGGTCGCCACGACGAGCTGCCCCGCGCCTTCGCCGCCGCCAACGGCCTGCGCTTTGACATCCTCATGGACATCGGTGGCTTCCGCGACATGCACCGCCACCGCCGTTGCACGCAACTCCTGCAGCCCTGGACCACGGCGCACGGCTACGAACTGCCAGACTTCCCCTCGCAACCCGCGCTCTCCGCATCGCCTGTCTTCGCGCGCTATACAGAACTCATCCAGCAGGCATTCGCCTTCCACGCCAAGGCCACTGGCGTCCCAGCAAACGCAACAGCAGCAATCACTTCACCCAAGCTCGCGGCGCATTCAGCAGCCGCCGTGCCGTTGCCGCATTTCAACGGGCAAGGCATCCAGATGAAGTGGGCAGCGCCTTCCAGCGCAACCTCCGCCACAGACAACAAGCCGCACAAATGCAATCCGCACGCAGCCGACTACGTGCTGCCGCTGGCCACGCGCTGCCGCTCTCTCTTCACCATGGACTTCGCAGAAGCCGTCTACATCAGCGAACTCCGCAGCACCCCGGCAGGCCACTGGAGCTACCGCAACGTAGCGTGGCAGATGTACTCGGAAGTAGCGAAGCAATATCCATCGCTGGCAAAACACTTCCGCATCCGCGACCCGCACAAACCCATCGACCTTCTGGTCCGCTAA